The genomic interval aataaacgaagttacgcgatttccgacgtttcgcgtaaccacatattgaccttttatttcgtttaaaaaagaatttcaacgcatcgttgaaaattccacgtaGGAAATGATTGAGAtcaccaatcgttaaaattcgttgaatttcgataaaaatcggcaaatttcgataaaaaacgaagaaatttgtttattttccttttaacaaatttcaacgggagttaagcgaaatcagtactgtaaatgaaatacctgagacacccacctgcagcaaacgTTTATGGTCCACTCAGTTtcagacttccactcaaaaagcAGAGGTAGTCAATAATGCTTTCGAGtttccaatccaaaacatagcacaAGCATTTCACGCAACAGTCAGTACAGGGACCACAGTgccacaaacattacaaataaagggcctgaagagtccatagccaggaagatggaagctgcaggattagaggtgagctcaaatagtctatgtatccagactctgaaacagatgcaaaggaaacaacagtatgatagactatataacagaggcagagcatacagaaggaggtgagcacaactcagagagagagagagtacaagctacatggtagaactaaaaacataaaccagtccagtgattgatgacatatcaaaaaagatgtctcctgttgctttttggcactttttctgaAGAAGCACACTTGGTACGGATTGATATagatgctaataggagtatgccagctAAAGTAACAGTTGACATTTCTAAAATCCACTTTCAACctctttttatgatagtttcagaagtaatgacttctatcatttttgtttatctctgtctattgtgtgaatcttcatatggtgtctcacacatgttgtacagtctatatgaataatgcagtactgaactttaaacaagtgagagcccaatggttgacatattccctagtgtgattagaagtcattccatcagcatggctggcatctactgaatgtctaaattgttcttgggtccacacaatgtgttttaagcacagtccctcagttGGTGCTACTTATcccctctggtggaaacttgacgcaagttggccttcttccctctgaaaatgTGATCACTCCCTGTATCGAGTAAACTCTGGccctaaaatgaaagagaaaaagttacttgttactttggcactgcttttcaaaggtattttgtcagattttgttgCGAAAACTACTCAGGAGACCTATGTTCTAGCTGTGACCAGATctagaatgagggcgctgttcaagcAACATTCCTAAATCGTTGTAGtagatcatattgactagtttctcagtgtaagtcttgtcttgtatcattctatgtgcagctattcaactgcttagacttccaataaatgcttataaccatttaagcatttgtatacaaacaaactagtgaataggtcactggaattttgttgaactttgaggataaaaaactgattattattatgaagtatGGGTACGGTCATGTacctcacaactgatgctgatggcaaggcatgtaatggATTCAGTAGAACAATGGCTGCAGCTTATCATTCTGATGTAGTACACctcgtcttcgtcttcgatacggtgacacatccgcaaaaagggacaatatctcaccacacacacgtcaagagagtaattaattagatctgacccgagtactgatataagtgacaggattcacagaaccactggaactactaatgaggtctgaaggcagactattccaatccctaattgtatttggaaaaaaactatacttatagcaattggtactggcatacagttggcagaaatgcatatcgtgcatgttccgactcctacgcagaggctttcttaggcagtcaatagggatctgagcctgaccatagatgcccttagcaaataagatgattctactttgtctgcgcctctctgccaagggcaccaggtttaggtcccgtaacagagatgagacagagccaggctctcttgaataatctgaagcgatgaaacgggctgcacgcctctgaatgttttcgaggttgtgctgcaagaaagcttGGTGGGGATCCCAGACAGAACTGGCATATTCCAATACTGGCAGGAGGAGACCTTTATATGCAGCCAATTTTGCATCCTTCGAACAAGGGGATAAGTTTCTACAAAGAACTCCCAATATCCTATTTCCTTtgttacacacattttgaatattttttccccaGTTGAGATCTGAAGTGATATGAATACCCAGATATTTAATACAATCAACCTTAACCAAGTGAACCCCATTGAGCatgtaattgaaatttacaggtttcctctttctagtaatggtcataatgttacatttcaccgGCTGGAAACTCATGCCCCAATCTTTAGCCCATTGCCCTAGTATATTAATATCTTCCTGAAGTTGATGACCATCACTGACATCATCGATAACCCGATAACAGACACAGTCATCAGCGAACAGTCGGACACCAGAAGAAACAGCATTaccaatatcattaatataggcCAGGAAGAGAATGGGTCCCAAAACTGACCCTTGCGGAACACCGGAAGTAACCTTAGAAGGATTAGACCTAGACCCATTGACAACAACCGACTGCTCTCTATCACTCAGAAAAGCATCCACCCAGCAGAGAACCTGATGTGAAACACCCATAGTGTACAGTTTAGATTTCAATAAACAGGTCTCTCTACAGAGCACTGActaaagcagtactctcctctgatataTGACAAAATCTACAGTAAACAGGTTAGTAAATTTGCAAGTCTTATTAAGGGCCTGTCACAatgctatgatggctcacagagacacaagcaatggatgtgacacctccacacataggctgttgtggcatatgtgggagatgtgaaatgatttggtacttaaaaagttaatttctttgcacaatactttgaagagcagaTGCTGGAATGTGgctcttctcttagctgccagggaTAGCATTGTGCggataatgccatatgctggtgcccctggcttactgatggtgtaggcacctgtccacatcCTGCAGCCCTTTGTGTAACTTGTTGGGGctgatgtatattttgcaacatttgcatttatttcatcagcccatgccatccaatcttagTCTGACATTGTgaaggtgtgagctttccatttacaaatgtgttactgtatataggcctatccttaTTCTGATTGCAGTCTGGGTCTCAATAAAactgattcttacaccacatatattacattgtaatgtatgcatttaaattcTGACTGTCGCTTTTTGCTCTGCTAGGTACACAgtattagtgctgatagtcgactcttacttttgtagttgattaatcgcatagctcttctcgcgatactcggttacagttatggcatcatcactgtcatttctacattgcagaaatacagtcaaacaaatatttttccatggtgcactgtccctatttgttctttcaagtcttaatgtgtgatgtctaattcatgttaaaacatctaccaaacaaaaactgtcaacaaatttcaatattcaacatttcttaaaatccttcaaagtaaatcaaaaactttggaatggatctacaaggctactacaactactagcactaatCACAGCAAAAAAATGAATAGATGCAACACCCTGTAGCGGTGTGATGATTactatgcaagagttttctgtagaaggacgttcaccttctaggctaggctttagCCTAGTGTGATAGCACGCACATATTATGacacattgaaatgaaacttcaccGCAATCGACACACTCTATCAGACATATGATACATGTGCACCACTGGccagaaatgaaatatactgtaaacatgcatgtttgaagaaattacaaattctttggcaatcattaaagattaataaatttgggaatttgcaattatgcgcaatgatgaaacattgctaggactaaatgttgcactgcagaacaatcgTATTACTAACAAGTAAACGCATGAATCTAACCTGAACAGGTGCTTGctgatttttaacacagcacagttctagtgtagcattgtaagaacctgtgtttgcaatatttgctgacaaactgcttaagtgttgtttttgataggttaggctatttttcaatagcagattgtgtgtagtgctagctttagtccagtaatcgcaacttaggttttgagagcgattaatcaaacttccaaagtgtaatcgcgactactggcgattaatcgatcacgactatcagcactacacTGTATAAAAGTAGACTACTCACCAGATGTACAACTTCAGTTCCTCAGGTTTTACTTGTTCAATAGCTTAACATTGAAACTAGTGGCTCCTTATACCATCCTTTACTTGTACTACTACACATCTCAATAACACACAGATCAAAACAACAGACACAGGTAGTACATTGGTCTCTACAGGCCATGAACATGTTCTTCCAGTCTAATTATTACTTCATCAGTGCATTTTTGGGCACATGCCATGGTGTACCAATGTGTTGTTACTTCCGTGTCAATCTCGTGCCACATTGcgatattttggtgatttttcacaaaatttgcccccaaatcactcaagcGTAAAATGATGAGACCTTTTTGTCATATTCCGTGattacatatcataaccaaTACCCTTAGCTATACTTAAGGCTCATAGAgtctaaaatggcaattttcaaattcttactTATTATGGCCacgacacgaaaatttcaacatcctgtatttttgggatccatctaagcatgttctctagaacatatatcaaccactCTGCCAATTAGAAACTTGATTTTTCCCTTCGAAATTTTTTTTCGTAATCTCATGACCTAATGTGACAACATTTTAGGAACACGATTTGCTCTCGCTGTTTCCTCCGAACATATATCATACCTACACTccgacaagtgtacataaatacacaaaacaatcgataacaagtcAGCCCGAATTCAAATCTAAATTTCCcgtggaatgtcagatttagaaccaaatgtggcaaccgaagttcaaagtgatagtggttcttcaccaggcagtgaaattgtacTAGAATTGGAGTGCCCTTTctaatattcgaagcagagagtgaaggcgatgatcatgccaatattgaacctaatgttgagggtggacctgaggtgttactgttaggatatagaaccgtatcagttcgagcctgtcaaatgagccgaaattgaagctccacaacatatcgaagaagaaacccgttcggaactattgcaaggagcatacaacgtggtaagaatttagtaatgaagcaaacaaaatccagtccattttttgcatgtgtggttggaaTTCACGGAACTGCCTTAACCATATTGTGAgttgtgttacggtgacttacaaccatagaatccttacaacccatatgtactgtgtgttggctatgtattcatacatgttcagtatggtgcgtagtagtagtagtagtggtggtttcatactgaaagtttggctcgggacgtaagctgcattatgcagccatgctaggtaggcatatgtgtcattttatactcattattactaggctagtacttaggcctggagttttgcaaatcaattgtctgaacaaaagaatgtttcatgaaatatggaaggtgtaaattcacaacaaatgtaaccataactgtacattgtatccctgcttgttattgtggacatcatgggccaacattcatacattttgaactttcaatatttttttttaggcagtacagatacatagcctacggtcaacaggttcaaaggtgctgggggttcctagcaagacacgtcagggttgtgctaccatcatgtgcagtccaaagaatcagaagtgagtttccagccaatggtcatttcaCTGGATTCAagatgccaggagaaaactcaattgtataggaagccttggttgagaaatccctcaccttttctattctacgattgtgttggattatcaatccttcagggttccctcagtgttgatatattaaaattcaagacttttaattaaggatgaaatggttattttccagatccagcatcaacaatgaaagaaaaggcatgctttgaagcatttagacacatgtattggcgtgaccgtgatgtcatataatatgtgcatcagtgaacgggcattgacctttttaggagcaTTTCCTCCCAGACATGTTGGCTTTGTACCtgtaatctggaagccaaaatatccatatctccaatgatatttgacagaaagttataataaagaccaatggaggcagcagaactcttgaatgtttagactttgtttcttcagcagcaggtggtttgttttacaatctttctccagaaactcagcagtacaccctgttaatggtcttcgattgttttaatgcgtgtgatgctgtgtttcccTTTACGTGTCAGTGTTGTATGtgtcgtcgtgcgtgggtaacatttacaggtatgcatgtgagttgcgtcatgcagtatttcttggtttaaattaccctttattctatttgcttttggtttattctaattaatttatcacattcatttgaacctcaagtttctttatcatgactgtgcagactttttgtttcctatgagagcttgaaattttcttcacttgtaaacaaatctCTTTACTCAGCAGTAAACAATGTTCATATGCTGCTCCAGGGAgacctaaagtggtctaaacttgcctcaacTGACCCAATCTGTGTACCacttgtacttccattcatgctccatTACAGCCAAACCAAGAAAAccagatcctaattgataagatataaacaaagatgttctcctgttgctctttggaacttttcctgaaggagaacacttgtgaggttgatatagatgctaataggagtatgccaccttaagtaacagctgagatatttaaactccacattaaacctcctttttatgatagtttgagaagttgtgacttacatcatttctgtgtatctctgtctattgggtgaatcttcatatggtgtttcacacatgttgtacagtctatatgaataatacagtactgaactttaaacaagtgagagcccaatgattgacatattccctagtgtgataagaagtcattccatcagcatgacaggcatctactgaatgtctaaattgttcttgggtccacacaatgtgttttaagcacaggccctcagtttggtgctacttacccctctggtggaaacttggttggccttcttccctctgaaaatttGATCACTCCCAGCATCCAGTAAGCATGTGCCCTTAGCTGTGGCtctaaagtgaaagagaaaaagttacttgttactttggcactgcttttcaaaggtattttgtcagattttggtgCAAAAACTACTTAGGAGATCTATGCACTAGCTGTGACCGGATctagaatgagggcgctgttcaaacaACATTCCAAACTAGTTGTAGtcgatcatattgactagtttctcagtgtaagtcttgtcttgtatcattctatgtgtagctattcaactgcttagacttccaataaatgcttacaaaccaaactagtgaataggtcactggaaaATTGGTATGTTTTAAGGATAAAAACTGATTAGTATTTAGAACAATGGGTAGAAGGAAAGGCATGTTTGATAGGCATGTAATAACCTTCAAGCCAGGTAACAGGTTTGGCTTTACTGCTTGAACAGCTGCTGAAGCTGATGCCAATTGCACTGGTGATATTCCTAGCTCTTCTGATACAGATATGGCAACTAATTCCTCTTGCAAACCTGCTTATAGAAGGCTCGACAAGGAAGAGTATGAGAGAGTAATTAACCCAGCAGATAAAggacatgagatattttcaactcagTCACAACAAACCATGTTTGCAGAATCTACAGGAAACAGGTTTGTTAATTTGCAAGCTCTATTAAGGGCCTAtcacagtgctatgatggctcacagagagacaagcaatggatgtgggGACGACCCTATAGGTCTTTCTGATATGGAAGAATTGTAGGACTTGaatcaaaggttgtgtttggaatcACTATGTAGCTACAGGAGTGAACTCTTGTCcatataaaaagcttaaaaaaacagtaacaaacctggcaagaatccttcaggtagcatacgcccattaaaagcgccattgacttacacactaaatcacaaaagtaatgtggtctctaagtctagagagaagttttcactagctaaacgctacccatcaccggatagctgtcaagttggccttttatggcatcatcaattttccgtatcatgaccatgtagattttttgctatccgagccggaagtttttgtcacttgtaaacaaacctcttcactcagtggtaaacaattttcctacgctgctcctgggaggccttaaTGGGGTCTGAAATGGCCtcaattgacacaattttctcactacatgtacttccattaatgctcttcaacatgcaagccacaaaaaactagatcatgattgataacaggtcacaaaagatgttcccctgctgctttttggcacttttcttgaaggagaacaatcgagcggactgatatagactctaataggagtatgccaccttatgtgagagatgaattttttttttaataccaaaatgatactttttatagtcgtcacaatataaaccacaacaaaattctatgcaattatcattttaggtccataaagatgtattttcagagatttcagtatgcaaggtgcagtgtgtaaatacacatatgagcaatactgtgtaagcagtaaccaggtctacgactgcaacaacatttccagtcaccaattttgataagcttgaccaatttgggtgcatctatgattcctgCAGGTTGTATTGGTATTCCTGATCACCgcccacttggtctggcttgccctacctgcagaaacgtcatccagagaagggtctgCGGGGAGggttttttcgtctctggctctgaaaagtgatgaaaactacttttgtttagctcagctgattcctcccaaactgacctacaggacataccccaatgtattcctgaactgtttggaacatgttaaactgatattgcatgtcactccagtgcaactgctaagttactaagaataagagaagagaattgaaggtgttctttgccaaaactggatcatcgggatttgtaaaccacagcctcacTGTGTGACAAGTACATTTATGTAGCTGATCAATATGAGCTACCGTACTTGCTCTTCATATTACACACTACGAGTCTGTGCACTCCATTGAATATGGCTActgaagtacaataataaaccaaGTCTGTTACTAAATAAATGTTCGCCTCCTATATTCTTGATACGACACGCTCAACGGCCACACACTGAaacacactgtaacagtatgtacagtagtcaaaaggaacaaatactgaaatgctatctagatacactgttcacctcaacagcatatccagtccatttaaaggtttgtgcataggttgttacaatgtattaaagacagttataagggaagagaggtggataggggggcatatttcatgataaaacattcaaatttgttgctcggcaaagaacaacaacgtcaaattaccttattctccattggtggcgagcac from Apostichopus japonicus isolate 1M-3 chromosome 19, ASM3797524v1, whole genome shotgun sequence carries:
- the LOC139959391 gene encoding uncharacterized protein, which codes for MGDLLYSSNYSIGTSARHQWRIRARDEKTLPADPSLDDVSAEPQLRAHAYWMLGVIKFSEGRRPTKFPPEGARVYSIQGVITFSEGRRPTCVKFPPEGISSTN